CGTCACCATGGCGGCAAGCAGTTCATCGGCTACAGATTCCTGGCGTTATTGGCTCATTGCAAATACTTATACTGCTAACAGCGCTACTGATTACACCAAAGGCCTGTACGTTACCCAATATAATGGTAACCTGGTTTTAAGACTTAAATATGGTACTGCCAATAACCAGGTCACAAACTATGCAACCGTATCGATGCCAAACAGTAGTACAACAACTTACCAGGTACGTATTGTAAAGTCGGTTATCGGCTATTATTACATTTATATTTTAAACAGATCTACCGGAGTCACCACTACTTCGGGGCCAACCAACGTAGGCACCACCGTAAGTGGTGTTGATTTAAATACCTATAATTTTTCGTACCTGGAATCTTCAACTTCGGCCGCCAACCGTTTTCAGTGGGATAACTTTAATTTTTACCAGCAAAAAGTGGAGTATATCCCCATTACAAGCACTGCTAACGGCATTTCTTCCACTATCTCTCCGGGGCAGGTCAATGTTATACCGTATGGTGTAAACGCGAACATTAGGGGAGATATCAATTTTGGGATGTTGCGGTTCAATTCGACAACAAACGGGCAACTCATATTTTCGAGTGGTGCCCTTTTTAAAACTACTAATAGTGTGCTTTCAGCTGCAACAGGAACATCACTGGTAACGGGTGTAAGCATGAATAGCACTAACACCTCGCAAATGACATTGCCCACGTCCGAATATTATTATTCGGCAGGCAATACCGATGGTACTACGGTAAATGTAATTAATTATTTTCTTGTTGCACAGGCGCTAAGTACTTTTAGTTCATCTGCGCCTACCAGTATCACTTACTCTGTAAGTACCGCAGCTGCCGATAATTTTCAAAGCTTTTATACCAGCGGATTTTTTCCTTATAACGGCGCGTCAACAACAGGCGCCACGGTTGGGGTAGTGAAAACATATGACTGGACGGGTAGCACAAGCACCGATTGGAACAATACAAGTAACTGGAGCTCAAGCACCGTACCAACATCTATTGATGCCGCACGCATTGGTGTTGTTGCTTTATCGGGGAGCAAATTTTATCCAATAATACCGGTGTCATCAGCTGCTACCTCTGTAGGTAGTATAATCTTTGGCACTGATAATTCTCAATACACAACTTTTGCCGTAAACACCCCTTTTACAGTTAATGGCGATGTAACTGTAACTGCATCGCTTGGCGTTAACAGCACCAATGGCAGCACCTATTCGTTAACCTTATCCGGAACGGGTTCATTAACGGTAACAGGTGCATTAAATATTGGCGATTATAGCTTGCCAAAAGCCAATAACACCCCATTTTCGTTCACAACATCTATACCGCAGATGACTATAACGGGCAATATTAACTTACTTTCGACCCTTGATAACGGTCAAAGAAACTTTGATGCCAAAATAAGCATTATAAGTGGTATCGTAAGCGCGAACAGTATCGCATCGTCTAATCAAACCGCCCAAAATTTAACGCAGATTGATAATACCTCAACCGTGAGTATAAGTGGTACGGGCACATTAAAGTTGATCGGACCGTCTGCGTTAAGCGCATTATCCTCATTGGGGACGAACGTAATGTCATTTAATAATGCGGGCGCAACGGTTGAGTATGCCGGAGCCAACCAAACCATTTATACCACCGCAACCATTACCGGTGCATCGGGCTCCGGTACGGGTAATCTGACTAACGGGGTGTCGTACTATAACTTAAAAACATCCGGCTCGGGTGTTAAAACGGTACTTGGAAGCACGCTATCAGTCAGCGGCGATTTAACTACCACCAGCGCCGCGGTTGATTTAAATACAAATGACCCCACTGTAAATGTCACCGGTAACTGGACAAACTCTACAACGGTAACGCAAGACAGCGGTCCGATAACTATTGGCGGCAACGTCACCAACAACAGCGGCGGTACACTTGCCTTAGGATCGGGCAATTTAAGCATCGCCGGCAACTATACCAATAATTCGGGCGGCGTGTACTCACAAAGTACCGGTACAACTTATTTTAACGGCTCGGCTGCACAGTCCCTGAGCGATTTAAGCTCCGCAGGTACCGTTTTTAGCAACGTGAATTTTAGCGGCACATCGTTATCCAATGCCAAAACCATGTCTGGTTCGGGTGGCTTTGCTGTAGCCAGCACCGGTACGCTTACCATGGCCAATGCCACCACAAAACTTGATGCCGGCGGGGTATTAACTTTAATGTCTAATGCCTCGTCAACAGCTACCGTGGCCCAAATACCTACCGGCGCTGTTATTACCGGCAACGTAAACGCGCAACGCTATCTTACAGGCGGCGCCGGGTTCAGAGGGTACCGCCTGATGTCGCCGCCGGTTAATATCAGCTCCAATACTTCGGGCGCGGGCAACATCGGCCTTAGTTATATCAGTACATCGCAAACTTTTGGCGGCGTTACGTACCGGGGCGCTTTAACAGGCGGGCAGGGTACCGGTTTTTTTGTTTTTAATGGGAATCCCTCATTATATCTTTATAACGAAGCCTTAACTACAAATAATTCTAACTCCTATGTTTCGGGCAAAAACGTAGGGGTATATGATATTACAGCAACCGGGGTAACAACCAGTTCAGGTTATCCTGCTGTTTTAACCACTGGGGTAACCATACCTGTAGGCAACAGCTTTTTATTCTTTTTTATTGGCGATAACAGCAGCACGCAAACCGCATCGGCAGTGCGTACGCCCGAAAATACAACCATTACAGCAATAGGTTATTTAAACCAGGGAAATGTACCGGTAAAATTCTGGAATACCAACAGCACATCAATACCTTACCATACCGGTACCGGCGCTATATTGCCGGGCTATAACCAGGTGGGCAACCCGTACGCAAGCACCATTAGCCTTGATGTGTTTTATGCCGATAATTTACTTACACCCAGCCTTATAAGCCCTATTTTTTGGGAAATGAGCCAGCCGGCACAAACTTATATCTCCTATAATGCTTTAACTCATACAACATCAAATACCAAAGCCAGTAAATATATTGTGAGCGGACAGGGCTTTATCATAGATGCCACAGCAACCGGGCAAACCGCAACTTTTAAAGAAGACCAAAAGGTAAGCTATCCCGCCATAACCAAATCAACCACCCCGGCTTTACTGATGAGTACTAAAAACGATATCAGGATGTTAAAAAAATCTTTTAGTACGCCTGCCCGGGAA
The genomic region above belongs to Mucilaginibacter sp. KACC 22773 and contains:
- a CDS encoding T9SS type A sorting domain-containing protein encodes the protein MKITLLKSLWIVCIVFIAHMAVAQEYYDGTNTPRQYYYNSLESATAGTVSTFLPAAGSTRNSSSATIDLVSSSSLNSSKSLSSLALGAVGYLRWNFMSNGSSAAALSMSGRTYEWEFDYKNVTGAATADNSVTMAASSSSATDSWRYWLIANTYTANSATDYTKGLYVTQYNGNLVLRLKYGTANNQVTNYATVSMPNSSTTTYQVRIVKSVIGYYYIYILNRSTGVTTTSGPTNVGTTVSGVDLNTYNFSYLESSTSAANRFQWDNFNFYQQKVEYIPITSTANGISSTISPGQVNVIPYGVNANIRGDINFGMLRFNSTTNGQLIFSSGALFKTTNSVLSAATGTSLVTGVSMNSTNTSQMTLPTSEYYYSAGNTDGTTVNVINYFLVAQALSTFSSSAPTSITYSVSTAAADNFQSFYTSGFFPYNGASTTGATVGVVKTYDWTGSTSTDWNNTSNWSSSTVPTSIDAARIGVVALSGSKFYPIIPVSSAATSVGSIIFGTDNSQYTTFAVNTPFTVNGDVTVTASLGVNSTNGSTYSLTLSGTGSLTVTGALNIGDYSLPKANNTPFSFTTSIPQMTITGNINLLSTLDNGQRNFDAKISIISGIVSANSIASSNQTAQNLTQIDNTSTVSISGTGTLKLIGPSALSALSSLGTNVMSFNNAGATVEYAGANQTIYTTATITGASGSGTGNLTNGVSYYNLKTSGSGVKTVLGSTLSVSGDLTTTSAAVDLNTNDPTVNVTGNWTNSTTVTQDSGPITIGGNVTNNSGGTLALGSGNLSIAGNYTNNSGGVYSQSTGTTYFNGSAAQSLSDLSSAGTVFSNVNFSGTSLSNAKTMSGSGGFAVASTGTLTMANATTKLDAGGVLTLMSNASSTATVAQIPTGAVITGNVNAQRYLTGGAGFRGYRLMSPPVNISSNTSGAGNIGLSYISTSQTFGGVTYRGALTGGQGTGFFVFNGNPSLYLYNEALTTNNSNSYVSGKNVGVYDITATGVTTSSGYPAVLTTGVTIPVGNSFLFFFIGDNSSTQTASAVRTPENTTITAIGYLNQGNVPVKFWNTNSTSIPYHTGTGAILPGYNQVGNPYASTISLDVFYADNLLTPSLISPIFWEMSQPAQTYISYNALTHTTSNTKASKYIVSGQGFIIDATATGQTATFKEDQKVSYPAITKSTTPALLMSTKNDIRMLKKSFSTPARENTPAGMHLQLTKDSMVNTQCGIYFAKEWDDKFHNTEDALDLDGASPKVYLSSYSADGVRTSINQLADYKETGKKVKLFVRATASGLYNLDLVDINTDTVQYKFYLIDHFKKDSLDIGRYKSYAFNIVTADTATFGGSRFELSVQQQPASKYQLVTFTAQKATDGVLVTWRTYNEGSNYFFTVEKQEADGSGYAPVYQVQSNGGTIYKYTDKLPNTGNNVYRLKQVDLFGNISYSNPVSIYFDKNGNADMFSVYPNPTAETLNVNVTNGKITTVPTAYKLNIYDITGALVVQKTSVKDTWSENVSQFIPGVYIVELKDAGGNSLGKAKFVKK